The sequence CTCGATGTGGTTGCTGTTGTAGTTCCACTCGAGGCGGAGCTTCTGCCACAGACGTTCCTCGTCCTCGGGCGCGATCTCCTCGCGAACCCGGTGCCATTCCGCGATGGCGGCGTCGAGTTCGTTCATCGCGCGGTCTGGAGATCTGCCGTCGGGGTCAGGCGGAGACGCCGAGGGCGGCGGCTTCGAGGGCGGCGTCGACCTTGGCGAGCTTGGCGGCGTCGGCGGGCTGCAGGGGGCTGCGGGGCACGCCGCCGTAGAGGCCGAGGCGGTCGAGCGCGGCCTTCACCGCGGCGATGCCTCCCTCCGCCACGAGGCTCTTGTGGAGCGGCGCCACGCGTTCCTGCATGGCGCCGGCGCGGCGGTGGTCGCCCTCCTTCCAGGCGTCGTAGATCTGGCAGCAGGAGCGGGTCGCGATCACGGCCACGCCCAGAATGCCGCCGGCCGCCCCGGCCTCGAGCGCCGCGTAGAGGAGCGCGCCGGAGCCCACGAGCACCTGCGCGTTGCGGCCGCACGCCTCGATGAGTTGGCCGAGGTTGCGGAGGTCGCCCGAGGAGTCCTTGATCCCGATGATGTTGGGGTGTTCGACAAGCCGGCCCACGAGATCCGGCGTCAGGTGCACGGGCACGAACTGGGGGATGTGGTAGAGGACGACCGGCACGGGCGACGCATCGGCCACCGCGAGA comes from Candidatus Palauibacter soopunensis and encodes:
- a CDS encoding dihydrodipicolinate synthase family protein, yielding MRDLSGVHPPVATPFGEDGELALDAFDNNLREWLSHPIAGIVVAGSTGEAPLLDRRELCALVETTAARIGDRTLTVGTGAESTREVISVTREVAGLGANAVLVRSGSYYLKAMRPDVVRDHFLAVADASPVPVVLYHIPQFVPVHLTPDLVGRLVEHPNIIGIKDSSGDLRNLGQLIEACGRNAQVLVGSGALLYAALEAGAAGGILGVAVIATRSCCQIYDAWKEGDHRRAGAMQERVAPLHKSLVAEGGIAAVKAALDRLGLYGGVPRSPLQPADAAKLAKVDAALEAAALGVSA